A stretch of the Leptospiraceae bacterium genome encodes the following:
- a CDS encoding adenylate/guanylate cyclase domain-containing protein — protein sequence MQENKSIEELLFKREIWGLKIANGMRVFVCLLMLPITYILAEKESNEFIFTFSVIFCILIYTLYSIQSLYRKAFCRQIGYVGASMDALAIPLLQIIWYNSAGGTEIIASYLLKTRISDISFLLITINSLTLFPAYPLIVFFSMILTISGSYLYVISQENIFYTSDWVETLLGSSVNVADFFTRLLTLSTTGFAIIIITYIARKMIRQAARMEIANEQLGRYFSPSVAKKITEESAEFLQPGGKIQKVTVLFSDIRNFTSISESLHPKEVLSFLSEYHEKMVEIIFKHGGTLDKFIGDAIMATFGTPEPGENDTLRAALSAREMCKALKEINIEREKKGLFPIHHGIGIHSGEALVGNMGTKNRLEYTVLGDTVNIASRIESSCKTYQQSILFSQMVKTEIENKLETVYIDTIELKGKTKSTELYTLKL from the coding sequence ATGCAGGAAAATAAATCTATAGAAGAACTCCTTTTCAAAAGAGAAATTTGGGGTTTAAAAATAGCAAATGGAATGCGGGTGTTCGTCTGTCTCTTAATGCTTCCGATTACCTACATTTTAGCAGAAAAAGAATCTAATGAATTTATCTTTACATTTTCTGTAATCTTCTGCATACTTATTTATACCTTATATTCCATTCAATCACTCTACAGGAAGGCTTTTTGTCGACAAATTGGCTATGTTGGTGCTTCTATGGATGCCCTGGCCATTCCCTTATTGCAAATTATCTGGTATAACTCGGCAGGAGGAACAGAAATCATAGCCTCTTACCTCTTAAAAACCAGAATTTCAGACATTAGCTTTCTTTTAATTACGATTAACTCTTTAACTTTATTTCCTGCCTATCCTTTGATTGTATTCTTCAGTATGATACTTACTATCTCAGGTTCTTATCTGTATGTTATTTCTCAGGAGAATATTTTTTATACAAGCGATTGGGTAGAAACACTTTTAGGTAGCTCTGTTAATGTGGCCGATTTTTTTACCAGGCTTCTTACCTTATCCACTACAGGTTTTGCTATAATTATTATTACTTATATAGCAAGAAAAATGATTCGGCAGGCTGCCCGAATGGAAATTGCAAACGAACAGTTAGGTAGGTATTTTTCTCCTTCGGTGGCAAAAAAAATTACAGAAGAATCCGCCGAATTTTTACAACCGGGAGGGAAAATACAGAAAGTTACTGTCCTATTTAGTGATATTAGAAATTTTACAAGTATCAGTGAAAGCCTGCACCCAAAAGAAGTTCTTTCTTTTCTTTCAGAATACCACGAAAAGATGGTGGAGATAATCTTTAAACATGGTGGAACTCTCGACAAATTTATAGGAGATGCGATCATGGCCACTTTTGGAACACCGGAACCGGGAGAAAATGATACCCTTAGAGCAGCCCTAAGTGCAAGAGAAATGTGTAAGGCTCTTAAAGAAATTAATATTGAAAGAGAGAAGAAAGGTTTATTCCCTATTCATCATGGTATTGGTATACACTCAGGGGAAGCACTTGTAGGTAATATGGGGACTAAAAATAGACTGGAATATACCGTTTTAGGAGATACCGTAAACATCGCCAGCCGAATTGAAAGTTCTTGCAAAACCTATCAACAGAGTATTCTTTTTTCTCAAATGGTAAAAACTGAAATTGAAAATAAATTAGAAACTGTTTATATCGATACAATAGAACTGAAAGGTAAAACAAAAAGCACTGAACTCTATACTCTAAAATTATAA
- a CDS encoding VWA domain-containing protein has translation MKKETKDEEEISPLPPELKEYWERTWPGALELWSRYTKISDPIWCMNEKQDKEENLSDSFAMIRLSEHRVIISLHKIHKLGLNNFAKEILAHEIGHHVYCPGDLNDQAKMLARMRLGLPYKENMAPFISNLYSDLLINYKLQRDFNLDIASVYKIINPEKFDKLWLFYMRIYEILFSLPRRSLAVDKIQDSMEGDAQLANRLIRNYGRDWLLGSGRFAALCLPYLMENEYAISLKSLASWNDTRDCAAGEVLPDGLTEIDEDELEGCIHPALEGSDQVSGEKTEIQKKLEPVDSKGETKGQYRQPFEYGEILKSLGIKLPNSDITIKYYKERALSYLVPFPVQKNERVTEPLPEGLDTWDIGSPLENINWVETVIRSPVVIPGYTTVEQTYGTAEGDTPQIEPVDLDIYIDCSGSMPNPSYKVSYLALAGTIIALSALRTGASVQATLWSGTKQFKTTDGFIRDEKKILEIVCGYIGGATAFPIHIMRDTYALRTKKNKNVHILQISDDGITTMFNVDEKGNSGKNIAEMALQNARAGGTFVLNLWNDWKKDKLLVQAHEMGWDIHIVRKWEELLIFAKEFSKKKYTLNKKR, from the coding sequence ATGAAAAAGGAGACTAAAGACGAAGAAGAAATATCGCCTCTTCCTCCTGAATTAAAAGAATATTGGGAAAGAACCTGGCCGGGAGCATTAGAACTCTGGAGTCGTTATACAAAAATATCAGATCCTATATGGTGTATGAATGAAAAACAGGATAAAGAAGAAAACCTTTCTGATAGTTTCGCCATGATCCGACTAAGCGAACACAGAGTAATTATTAGCCTGCATAAAATACATAAGCTCGGACTGAATAATTTTGCAAAAGAAATTCTGGCTCATGAAATCGGGCATCACGTTTATTGTCCGGGAGATTTGAATGACCAGGCAAAGATGCTTGCCCGAATGCGTCTCGGTTTACCTTATAAAGAAAATATGGCACCTTTTATTTCTAACCTATATTCTGATTTACTCATAAATTATAAATTACAAAGAGACTTTAACCTTGATATAGCCTCTGTATATAAAATTATTAATCCTGAGAAATTCGACAAACTCTGGCTGTTTTATATGAGAATCTATGAAATACTGTTTTCCTTACCCCGACGTAGTTTAGCTGTTGATAAGATACAGGATAGCATGGAAGGAGATGCCCAGCTAGCTAACAGATTAATTCGAAATTACGGCCGTGACTGGCTATTAGGTAGTGGAAGGTTTGCAGCCCTTTGCTTACCCTATTTAATGGAAAACGAATATGCAATTTCCCTTAAATCTCTCGCTTCCTGGAACGATACTCGAGACTGTGCAGCCGGAGAGGTCTTGCCCGATGGTTTAACAGAAATCGATGAAGATGAATTAGAAGGCTGCATTCATCCTGCTTTAGAGGGAAGCGATCAAGTCAGCGGCGAAAAGACCGAGATTCAAAAGAAACTGGAGCCTGTAGACTCTAAAGGTGAAACAAAGGGACAATATAGACAACCTTTCGAATATGGTGAAATTCTTAAAAGCCTCGGTATAAAATTACCTAACTCTGACATAACCATTAAATATTATAAAGAAAGAGCTTTATCCTACCTGGTTCCATTCCCTGTGCAAAAAAATGAACGTGTTACTGAACCTTTACCGGAGGGACTCGATACCTGGGATATCGGCTCGCCTTTAGAAAATATCAACTGGGTAGAAACAGTTATTCGAAGTCCTGTAGTAATCCCCGGTTATACTACCGTCGAGCAGACCTATGGAACCGCAGAAGGAGATACTCCTCAAATTGAGCCTGTAGATCTGGATATTTATATAGACTGTTCCGGCTCTATGCCAAATCCTTCTTACAAAGTATCCTACCTGGCTCTGGCCGGAACGATAATCGCCCTGTCTGCCTTAAGAACCGGTGCTTCGGTTCAGGCTACTTTATGGAGCGGAACGAAACAATTTAAAACTACCGATGGTTTTATCCGTGATGAAAAAAAAATACTGGAAATTGTCTGCGGTTACATCGGCGGGGCTACCGCTTTTCCTATTCACATAATGCGCGATACCTATGCTCTTAGGACCAAAAAAAATAAAAACGTGCACATTCTCCAAATTTCCGATGATGGAATTACAACCATGTTTAATGTAGACGAGAAGGGAAATTCGGGAAAAAATATAGCCGAAATGGCTTTACAAAACGCAAGAGCCGGTGGAACCTTTGTTTTAAACCTCTGGAATGATTGGAAAAAAGATAAATTATTGGTTCAAGCTCACGAAATGGGTTGGGATATACACATTGTTAGAAAATGGGAAGAACTCCTAATTTTTGCAAAAGAGTTCAGCAAAAAGAAATATACCTTAAATAAAAAAAGATGA
- the leuD gene encoding 3-isopropylmalate dehydratase small subunit — MKAFTLHEGIMVGLDRANIDTDAIIPKQFLKKIERTGFGVHLFHDWRYLDDAGTKPNPEFELNQDKFKNASILAARDNFGCGSSREHAPWALEDYGFRVIIAPSFADIFYNNCFKNGILPVVLSSSEVDEIFQFIKENNKASAKVDLSLQTIVLSNGKEYKFEIDPFRKDCLYKGLDDIGLTLVHEDKIQSFEIGQKGKMPWLYS, encoded by the coding sequence ATGAAAGCGTTTACTTTACATGAAGGAATTATGGTAGGGCTTGATAGGGCCAATATCGATACCGATGCCATCATCCCCAAACAGTTTTTGAAAAAGATTGAAAGAACCGGCTTTGGTGTTCATCTATTTCACGACTGGCGTTATCTTGACGATGCCGGTACAAAACCAAATCCCGAATTTGAACTGAATCAAGATAAATTTAAAAATGCTTCTATACTGGCTGCTCGTGATAACTTCGGTTGTGGTTCTTCGAGGGAACATGCTCCCTGGGCATTAGAAGATTATGGCTTTCGGGTGATAATCGCTCCTTCTTTCGCAGATATATTTTATAATAACTGCTTTAAGAATGGAATTTTACCTGTAGTGCTTTCTTCTTCCGAGGTAGATGAAATCTTTCAGTTTATTAAGGAAAATAATAAAGCTTCTGCAAAAGTAGATCTTTCTCTCCAAACTATTGTTCTTTCTAATGGAAAGGAATATAAGTTCGAGATAGACCCTTTTCGTAAGGATTGTTTGTATAAGGGACTGGATGACATTGGTTTAACTCTGGTACACGAAGATAAAATACAATCCTTCGAAATCGGGCAGAAGGGAAAAATGCCATGGCTATATTCCTGA
- the leuC gene encoding 3-isopropylmalate dehydratase large subunit: MFEKIWEEHLVHESDGSSIIYIDRHLIHEVTSPQAFEGLRLSKRSVRRPGATFATMDHNVSTRTRDLDAADPISALQMKTLMQNCKENGITLFDLNHPDQGIIHVIAPEMGLTHPGMTIVCGDSHTSTHGAFGALAFGIGTSEVEHVLATQTLIQQKPKTMEIRVEGTPSPYVTAKDIVLAIIGRIGTDGATGYVIEYTGEAIRKLSMEGRMTVCNMSIEAGARAGFIAPDEKTFAYIQGKDYAPKGADWDKAVSKWKTYSSDAGASYDKTIIIKAEDIAPMVTWGTSPGQVVPVNANVPKPSEFSDQVAKGSAEKALAYMNLEAGMKITDIKIDHVFIGSCTNSRIEDLRAAAKMVEGKKVSSSVQAIVVPGSGRVKRQAEEESLDRIFTAAGFEWRNAGCSMCLAMNDDFLQPGERCASTSNRNFEGRQGKGGRTHLVSPEMAAAAAIEGRFVDIRGWK; the protein is encoded by the coding sequence ATGTTTGAAAAAATATGGGAGGAGCATTTAGTTCATGAGAGCGATGGTTCTTCCATAATTTATATTGACCGACACCTCATTCATGAGGTCACAAGCCCTCAGGCGTTTGAAGGTCTGCGTTTGAGTAAGCGTAGCGTGCGCAGACCGGGTGCTACTTTTGCAACCATGGATCATAACGTATCTACCCGCACACGGGATCTGGATGCAGCCGATCCGATTTCTGCTCTACAGATGAAAACTCTTATGCAGAATTGTAAAGAAAACGGGATTACTTTATTCGATCTAAACCATCCCGACCAGGGAATTATTCATGTGATTGCACCTGAAATGGGTTTGACCCACCCCGGCATGACCATTGTTTGTGGAGATTCTCACACTTCAACTCATGGAGCTTTCGGAGCCCTGGCTTTTGGCATCGGTACAAGCGAAGTAGAACATGTCCTGGCTACACAGACCTTAATTCAGCAAAAACCTAAGACAATGGAAATACGGGTTGAGGGAACTCCTTCTCCCTATGTTACTGCTAAGGACATTGTTCTTGCTATTATCGGGAGAATTGGAACCGATGGTGCTACCGGTTACGTGATTGAATATACCGGAGAGGCTATTCGTAAACTATCCATGGAAGGCAGAATGACGGTTTGTAATATGTCGATTGAAGCCGGAGCTAGAGCCGGGTTTATTGCTCCTGATGAAAAAACTTTTGCATATATTCAAGGAAAAGACTATGCTCCCAAAGGAGCAGACTGGGATAAAGCAGTAAGCAAATGGAAAACCTACAGCAGTGATGCAGGGGCCTCCTATGATAAAACCATAATTATTAAAGCGGAAGACATAGCACCTATGGTAACCTGGGGAACTTCTCCCGGCCAGGTAGTTCCTGTTAATGCAAATGTTCCGAAGCCCTCTGAGTTCTCCGATCAGGTTGCAAAAGGAAGTGCAGAAAAAGCCCTGGCTTATATGAACCTTGAAGCCGGTATGAAAATTACAGACATAAAAATTGACCATGTTTTTATTGGTTCTTGTACGAATTCCCGTATTGAGGATTTGCGAGCTGCCGCTAAAATGGTAGAAGGTAAGAAAGTGTCTTCTTCTGTTCAAGCGATAGTTGTTCCGGGTTCCGGTCGTGTTAAAAGACAGGCAGAAGAGGAAAGTCTGGACAGGATTTTTACGGCTGCCGGTTTTGAATGGAGAAATGCAGGTTGTTCTATGTGTCTTGCCATGAATGATGATTTCTTACAGCCGGGTGAGCGTTGTGCTTCTACCAGCAACCGAAACTTTGAAGGAAGACAGGGAAAAGGTGGTAGAACTCACCTTGTTAGCCCTGAAATGGCTGCCGCAGCGGCAATCGAAGGAAGATTTGTAGATATAAGGGGGTGGAAATAA
- a CDS encoding AAA family ATPase — translation MSIGKVSESPTIPRKKASSEKFDVAELYKGPLSDDSRNSAGKISLDEKLRKAYFWITNYAIISPFYDIEYSHGANQSYTFGDNKNSVQLPSSQSYSSFILMPLLNLVARRRCLLVGGPGRGKTASAILMGILAGYSMKELKRSIQHGQPQMTVSDLLGNPLPSDLMKAESMDDIKIAWRKWLGMRVKIIDEYNRIPTRTQSALLTVLADNYAEILDQIYDCPEAAWFLTANDDAGGGTYQVIEALRDRIDIVVKALHFNTRFLNDLLRRINEDWKPEENVPSEIIFTEEEINEINRRILEIEIPTPLLRRIEFFASHFELHEYAGEQLEYKTKDTIKLSGIDYNLLSMTETGKDKLKDLGSQTLNGLSVRSLMTSLVFVKAMAYFRGNVEVSFDDIRNIIPFVLHDKLIQNPNSPFFEQGTNVIYRVDKISWIRKLFDISCQEYDRLSMDKDDPLIDLEEEFSRGLEGVSEKEVKKRLLAIERILSKMSKGRKLYGHMFDDIIKLKYLHQRYTNYLQWLQTQSSIL, via the coding sequence ATGAGTATTGGTAAAGTATCGGAATCCCCCACTATTCCCCGAAAGAAAGCCTCCTCGGAAAAGTTTGATGTCGCCGAACTTTATAAAGGTCCCCTGAGCGACGATTCCCGAAACTCCGCAGGGAAAATAAGCCTCGATGAAAAATTAAGAAAAGCTTATTTCTGGATAACAAACTATGCCATCATCAGCCCGTTTTACGATATAGAATACAGTCATGGAGCCAATCAATCTTATACATTTGGTGATAACAAAAATTCAGTACAACTCCCTTCTTCCCAGAGTTACTCAAGCTTCATCCTGATGCCTTTATTAAACCTTGTTGCCAGAAGACGTTGTTTGTTAGTAGGAGGACCCGGTCGAGGAAAAACAGCCAGTGCAATTCTTATGGGAATTTTAGCAGGCTATAGCATGAAAGAACTCAAGCGTTCGATTCAACACGGTCAGCCCCAGATGACAGTTTCTGATTTATTAGGAAACCCCTTACCTTCTGATTTAATGAAAGCAGAAAGTATGGATGATATTAAAATTGCCTGGAGAAAGTGGCTGGGTATGCGAGTAAAAATCATTGATGAATATAACCGCATTCCAACCCGAACTCAATCCGCTCTCCTTACTGTATTAGCAGATAATTATGCAGAAATTTTAGATCAAATATATGACTGCCCGGAAGCAGCCTGGTTTTTAACCGCCAATGACGATGCGGGAGGAGGAACTTATCAGGTAATCGAAGCCCTGCGTGACAGGATCGATATAGTGGTAAAAGCTCTGCATTTTAATACCCGGTTTTTAAATGATCTCTTAAGACGCATCAATGAAGACTGGAAACCCGAAGAAAATGTTCCTTCTGAAATTATTTTTACTGAGGAAGAAATCAATGAGATTAATCGAAGAATTTTAGAAATCGAAATTCCCACTCCTCTTCTTAGACGAATCGAATTCTTTGCCAGCCATTTTGAACTCCACGAATACGCCGGAGAACAACTGGAGTATAAAACAAAGGATACCATCAAGCTCTCCGGCATAGATTACAATCTTCTCTCCATGACAGAAACGGGAAAAGATAAATTAAAAGACCTGGGGAGTCAGACTCTAAATGGGCTTTCGGTAAGATCCCTTATGACGAGTCTTGTGTTTGTAAAAGCCATGGCTTATTTCAGAGGAAATGTAGAGGTTAGTTTTGACGATATACGAAATATCATCCCCTTTGTCTTACACGACAAATTGATCCAAAATCCCAATTCTCCTTTTTTTGAACAGGGCACTAATGTTATTTACCGGGTAGATAAGATAAGCTGGATACGAAAGCTTTTTGATATTTCCTGTCAGGAGTATGACAGGCTTAGTATGGATAAAGATGATCCACTTATTGACTTAGAAGAAGAATTTTCCAGAGGCTTAGAAGGAGTGAGTGAAAAAGAAGTAAAGAAACGCCTGCTGGCTATAGAAAGAATTTTATCTAAAATGAGTAAAGGTAGGAAACTATACGGCCACATGTTTGATGATATTATCAAGCTCAAGTACCTTCACCAGAGGTATACAAATTATTTACAATGGTTACAGACACAAAGTTCTATCCTGTAG
- a CDS encoding FKBP-type peptidyl-prolyl cis-trans isomerase: protein MSPVLSETNKLIVENLRNGKGKEAKKFRWLKVHYTGWLKDGKKFDSSYDRKSPFRFQLGVGQVIRGWDRGLRGMKVGGKRKLTIPSHLAYGQEGTPSIPPNSTLVFEIELLDVSNIK, encoded by the coding sequence ATGAGCCCGGTTTTATCGGAAACGAATAAACTCATTGTCGAGAATCTTCGTAATGGTAAAGGTAAAGAAGCGAAGAAATTTCGCTGGTTAAAGGTTCATTATACCGGCTGGTTAAAAGATGGAAAAAAATTTGATAGTTCGTATGATAGAAAATCTCCTTTCCGTTTTCAGCTTGGGGTAGGACAGGTAATACGTGGTTGGGATCGAGGACTTCGTGGAATGAAGGTAGGTGGAAAAAGAAAACTTACAATACCTTCGCACCTGGCTTACGGACAGGAAGGAACTCCTTCTATTCCTCCAAACTCTACCTTAGTATTTGAAATAGAATTATTAGATGTTTCAAATATAAAATAA
- a CDS encoding GAF domain-containing protein: protein MPFENFETLSDTNTEEFIKIIFYIKEETVQKEHKWIRDILKKHLTLLILFIINAPMDKDILEGTGLENDLFFSNVESTVPDIFLARTFINAATNLELRIESFKLRYKVNISSNHISKLTKIGISLASERDFNKLLKDILYSAREISHADGGSLYLVEKDEMGNPRNLRFKVSAMDLNSTEFIMSINKESIAGYVASTGEQLNIEDAYHLPPDAHFRFNKEYDKLKGYYTKSMLTVPMKNYRNEVVGVIQLINRKKNFHQKLTLEQMKTETLPFDKYSEGLVMSVAGQATVAIENNNLLNDIESLFEGFVTASVSAIEARDPTTSGHSFRVAELTVGLAEIVDSLNEGRFKDLKFSREQMKEIRYASLLHDFGKVGVREKVLVKAKKLEESELEIIKWRFRYLIKELELRFTKKKLDYLNKHGESTYADYSKSIDLEYFLEKEKLEKFLHVIHTSNEPTILEQSNSAILEQIAKLSYDLPERKNLKLLTDEEFNFLSIKKGSLDFEERREIESHVEHTYQFLSKIPWTGELKMVPSIAHAHHEKLNGTGYPRGLVDYEIPVQSKMMTIADIFDALTDKDRPYKKAVPLERALDILHMEVKDNHIDSDLLNIFIHAKVYERIKK from the coding sequence TTTCTACATAAAAGAAGAAACGGTTCAAAAAGAGCATAAATGGATTCGAGACATATTAAAAAAGCACCTGACCCTGCTCATCCTTTTCATTATCAATGCTCCAATGGATAAAGATATCCTTGAAGGAACCGGCCTGGAGAATGATCTATTTTTTAGTAATGTAGAATCTACAGTTCCCGACATTTTCCTTGCAAGAACTTTTATCAATGCAGCCACTAATTTAGAACTGCGTATAGAAAGCTTTAAGCTCAGATACAAAGTAAATATTAGTTCCAATCATATTTCCAAACTCACAAAAATCGGAATCAGCCTTGCCAGTGAAAGGGATTTTAATAAACTCCTAAAAGACATTTTATACAGCGCCAGGGAAATTTCCCATGCAGATGGAGGTTCTCTCTATCTCGTAGAAAAAGATGAAATGGGCAATCCTCGCAATTTACGTTTCAAAGTTTCAGCTATGGATTTAAATAGTACTGAATTTATCATGTCTATTAATAAAGAAAGTATAGCTGGCTATGTGGCTTCTACCGGAGAACAACTTAACATTGAAGACGCTTATCATCTACCCCCGGATGCGCACTTTCGTTTTAACAAGGAATACGATAAACTAAAAGGGTACTATACGAAAAGTATGCTTACCGTTCCGATGAAGAATTATCGGAATGAAGTTGTTGGTGTTATTCAACTCATAAACCGCAAGAAAAATTTCCATCAAAAACTTACACTTGAACAAATGAAAACCGAAACTTTACCCTTTGATAAATATTCAGAGGGCCTGGTGATGAGTGTAGCCGGACAGGCAACGGTAGCTATTGAAAATAATAATCTACTTAATGATATAGAATCTTTATTTGAAGGATTCGTTACTGCCTCGGTAAGCGCAATTGAAGCAAGGGACCCTACCACCAGCGGTCATTCCTTCCGTGTTGCTGAACTCACTGTGGGTTTGGCAGAGATTGTGGATAGCTTAAATGAAGGAAGATTTAAGGATTTAAAATTTAGCCGGGAGCAAATGAAAGAGATTCGTTATGCCTCTCTTCTCCATGATTTCGGGAAAGTCGGAGTTCGAGAAAAAGTATTAGTAAAAGCTAAAAAATTAGAAGAATCCGAATTGGAGATTATTAAATGGCGCTTTCGCTACCTCATTAAAGAGCTTGAGTTGCGATTCACAAAAAAGAAATTGGATTATCTGAATAAACATGGAGAATCGACTTATGCTGACTATTCTAAATCAATAGATTTAGAGTATTTTTTAGAAAAAGAAAAACTCGAAAAATTTCTTCATGTTATTCATACTTCCAACGAACCCACTATATTAGAACAATCGAATTCTGCAATCTTGGAACAAATTGCAAAACTAAGCTATGATCTCCCTGAGAGAAAAAATTTAAAACTATTAACCGATGAAGAATTTAATTTTCTCTCCATTAAAAAAGGTTCTCTCGACTTTGAAGAAAGGAGAGAAATTGAATCTCATGTGGAACATACCTACCAGTTCTTAAGTAAAATCCCCTGGACAGGTGAATTAAAAATGGTTCCGAGTATAGCTCATGCCCATCATGAAAAGTTAAACGGCACCGGTTATCCGAGGGGACTTGTGGATTATGAAATCCCGGTACAGTCCAAGATGATGACTATAGCTGATATTTTTGATGCCTTAACCGATAAAGACAGGCCCTATAAAAAAGCAGTTCCCTTAGAAAGGGCATTAGATATTCTGCACATGGAAGTAAAAGACAACCATATAGATTCTGATCTTCTAAATATATTTATTCATGCCAAAGTCTATGAAAGGATTAAAAAATAA
- a CDS encoding 1-acyl-sn-glycerol-3-phosphate acyltransferase — protein MMFILSLFFWGFIGLTSIFLFPFAVLIWLITFLPDKNLKILHFFTSFWASLYTWCNPLWRVKINGKENIDPKKTYVYISNHQSFVDVLVLFRLFSHYKWVSKIENFRIPFIGWNMYLNRYIQLKRGSMKSNARMIKDCVDALKLGSSVFIFPEGTRSVDGNIKTFKEGAFEIALRTGLPILPIVINGTSKALPKKGFVLRGKHSIQIKVLPEIPYESFKGKDSKTLTKEIQNMMKDKLEQLKKEIHAGK, from the coding sequence ATGATGTTCATTCTATCTCTCTTTTTTTGGGGGTTTATAGGGCTTACCTCGATTTTCTTATTTCCTTTTGCTGTATTAATCTGGCTCATCACGTTTTTGCCGGATAAGAATCTAAAAATTCTTCATTTTTTTACTTCTTTCTGGGCATCCTTATATACCTGGTGCAACCCTCTCTGGAGAGTAAAGATAAATGGCAAAGAAAATATAGATCCCAAGAAAACCTATGTCTACATTTCCAATCATCAGTCTTTCGTAGACGTACTGGTTTTATTTCGCCTGTTCAGTCACTATAAATGGGTATCCAAAATTGAAAATTTTCGAATTCCCTTTATTGGTTGGAACATGTATTTAAACCGATATATACAACTTAAACGGGGAAGTATGAAAAGCAATGCACGTATGATCAAGGATTGTGTGGATGCCCTAAAACTCGGAAGTTCTGTTTTTATTTTCCCGGAAGGAACCCGCTCTGTTGATGGAAATATTAAGACTTTTAAAGAAGGGGCCTTTGAAATTGCCCTCAGAACCGGGCTTCCTATCCTTCCGATTGTGATAAACGGAACCTCGAAAGCTCTACCAAAAAAAGGTTTTGTTTTACGCGGAAAACATTCGATTCAGATAAAAGTTCTTCCGGAAATTCCGTATGAATCCTTCAAGGGAAAAGATTCAAAAACCCTAACAAAAGAAATTCAAAATATGATGAAAGATAAGCTGGAGCAATTAAAAAAAGAGATTCATGCAGGAAAATAA